The following coding sequences lie in one Acidobacteriota bacterium genomic window:
- a CDS encoding NGG1p interacting factor NIF3 yields the protein MTLKEFYENILRIGMDNDPRGRKEVESLLEREAARRDKLSEEERETYDSDRLFNPYADTRILFGDPGAKINTVLAGIDVEVGEVLLAYLMNRDRGSGIDLLVAHHPEGRALAQLHDVMKLQSDLLSAHGIPVATAEHLMEKRIGEVERRLLPANHERAVDAARLLGLPLICVHTPADNCVTRHLEKLFEREAPTTLKDLVGLLRRIPEYEKSARLGTPPKIVSGGDHNRCGRICVDMTGGTEGSKDIFEKYTAAGISTIVGMHFSEEALEKAKKTHLNMVVAGHIASDVLGLNLLFDELEKSGPVTFVNTSGFERIRGRSAV from the coding sequence ATGACGCTTAAAGAGTTCTATGAAAACATTTTGCGGATCGGCATGGACAACGACCCGCGCGGTCGCAAAGAGGTCGAGAGCCTTCTCGAACGCGAGGCCGCCCGGAGAGACAAGCTTTCCGAAGAAGAGCGCGAAACTTATGATTCGGACCGCCTGTTCAATCCATACGCGGATACCCGAATCCTGTTCGGAGATCCCGGCGCGAAAATTAACACCGTCCTGGCCGGAATCGACGTCGAAGTCGGTGAAGTCCTGCTGGCCTATCTGATGAACCGGGACCGCGGTTCAGGCATCGACCTCTTGGTGGCGCATCACCCGGAAGGACGGGCACTGGCCCAGCTTCACGACGTCATGAAACTTCAATCCGATCTTCTGTCCGCCCACGGCATTCCGGTCGCCACGGCCGAACACCTCATGGAAAAACGCATCGGCGAGGTCGAGCGCCGTCTCCTTCCGGCCAACCATGAGCGGGCGGTCGACGCCGCCCGGCTTCTCGGCCTGCCCCTGATCTGTGTCCATACCCCGGCCGACAACTGCGTCACACGGCATCTGGAAAAACTTTTCGAACGCGAAGCGCCGACCACGCTCAAGGATCTTGTCGGGTTGCTGCGGCGGATCCCCGAATACGAAAAGTCCGCCCGTTTGGGAACGCCGCCCAAGATCGTCAGCGGCGGGGATCACAACCGGTGCGGACGGATCTGCGTCGACATGACGGGAGGAACGGAGGGGTCGAAGGACATCTTCGAAAAATATACCGCTGCTGGAATCAGCACCATAGTCGGCATGCACTTCAGCGAGGAGGCTCTGGAAAAGGCCAAGAAGACCCATCTCAACATGGTTGTGGCCGGGCATATCGCCAGTGACGTGTTGGGGCTCAACCTGCTGTTCGATGAGCTCGAAAAATCCGGACCGGTGACATTTGTCAACACTTCGGGTTTTGAGAGAATCCGCGGCCGCTCGGCCGTCTGA
- a CDS encoding acylphosphatase, which produces MNARVHCLISGRVQGVAFRWFAEREASALSLAGWARNLADGRVEVLAEGPSRAVEAFVGRLRVGPSMARVDDVTEEWSDFKGDLQGFEIRRGW; this is translated from the coding sequence ATGAACGCAAGGGTCCATTGCCTGATTTCCGGCCGAGTGCAGGGAGTGGCCTTCCGCTGGTTCGCCGAGCGCGAGGCCTCGGCTCTCAGTCTGGCCGGATGGGCACGCAATCTCGCGGACGGCCGCGTTGAGGTTCTGGCCGAGGGGCCGTCGCGCGCCGTCGAGGCTTTCGTCGGTCGACTCCGCGTCGGACCGTCCATGGCCCGGGTTGATGACGTGACGGAAGAATGGTCGGACTTCAAGGGCGATTTGCAGGGTTTTGAAATCCGCCGCGGCTGGTGA
- a CDS encoding ABC transporter substrate-binding protein, whose protein sequence is MRARYLFAAAGIAVILVAGCDRRGETPGPSTGDGRFRIGILQLVDSPTSEDVRIGIFRAVGDSGLREGVDIEVRIRNGRGDVASVQRLAHELASTSDLIIPISTPCLQAALMATSSVPIVFTAVAHPALVGGGLNENGGPGHVTGVASTGPIRKSLTFIRDILPHADRIGTLWTPAEINSEYYLDLARRAGAECGVEIVAVPVSSGRDVMYAATLLINEGVDAVYQISDNTVNAAFEVLGRAAEDSALPLFGGFLKSVEMGACAAMGFDFTDMGYRTGRIALRIMAGENPGRIPIEYMDDVRIHLNLEAAAKQSVIFPPSVLERAERILGAEASSSPPASR, encoded by the coding sequence ATGCGCGCTCGATATCTTTTTGCCGCCGCAGGGATCGCCGTCATCCTGGTTGCGGGCTGCGACCGCCGCGGCGAAACGCCCGGACCCTCAACCGGGGACGGCCGCTTCAGGATCGGCATTCTTCAGCTCGTGGATTCCCCGACCTCGGAAGATGTCCGCATAGGCATTTTCCGGGCTGTCGGGGACAGCGGTCTTCGCGAGGGTGTCGACATCGAGGTCCGGATCCGAAACGGCCGGGGCGACGTCGCCTCTGTTCAGCGTCTGGCGCATGAACTGGCGTCGACTTCGGACCTGATCATCCCGATTTCGACACCGTGTCTTCAGGCCGCACTGATGGCCACGTCGAGTGTCCCGATCGTGTTCACGGCGGTGGCTCATCCCGCTCTTGTCGGGGGAGGCCTGAATGAAAACGGGGGGCCGGGCCACGTGACCGGAGTCGCATCCACGGGCCCGATCCGGAAATCGCTGACCTTCATCCGGGACATCCTTCCCCATGCGGATCGCATCGGCACGCTGTGGACTCCGGCGGAAATCAATTCGGAATACTATCTCGATCTCGCCCGGCGGGCGGGGGCCGAATGCGGTGTGGAAATCGTCGCCGTGCCCGTCTCTTCCGGTCGCGATGTCATGTACGCCGCAACGCTGTTGATCAATGAGGGTGTGGACGCCGTCTACCAGATCTCGGACAACACCGTCAACGCCGCCTTCGAAGTCCTGGGCCGGGCCGCTGAAGATAGCGCTCTGCCGCTTTTCGGAGGTTTTCTGAAATCCGTCGAAATGGGCGCCTGCGCCGCCATGGGGTTCGATTTCACGGATATGGGCTACAGGACCGGCCGGATAGCCTTGCGGATCATGGCGGGAGAAAACCCGGGCCGCATCCCCATCGAGTATATGGACGATGTCAGAATTCACCTCAACCTGGAGGCCGCCGCAAAACAGTCCGTCATTTTTCCGCCGTCCGTTCTCGAGCGGGCCGAAAGGATTTTGGGAGCCGAGGCGTCCTCATCTCCGCCCGCAAGCCGTTAA
- a CDS encoding hydroxymethylpyrimidine/phosphomethylpyrimidine kinase — protein MSKTRQATLISIAGFDPTGGAGILLDAAVFARLGFRSAGVVSALTAQNADRVAAVQAVPAAFLKKQYATMRSDNRPVGIKVGMLGSAANLVETARILGRESGIPRVVDPVLRSSSGRTLLEKTVWPSFLKILKGRMTLITPNLDEAAQLSGLQVSDRTGMKEAARRIGGQAECACLLKGGHLQENPLDILWDGRIFEEYGHEKIEGDAHGTGCFLSSAVLGFLARGETLAEACRKGIDLTHEAIRKAILTARPPDTAHRSFLL, from the coding sequence ATGAGCAAGACTCGACAAGCGACCCTCATTTCCATCGCCGGGTTCGACCCCACCGGGGGGGCGGGGATCCTGCTGGATGCAGCCGTTTTCGCCCGACTGGGTTTCCGGAGCGCGGGCGTCGTCTCCGCCCTGACCGCCCAGAATGCCGATCGCGTCGCCGCCGTCCAAGCCGTTCCCGCCGCCTTCCTGAAAAAACAGTATGCGACCATGCGCTCGGACAACCGGCCCGTGGGCATCAAGGTCGGCATGCTGGGAAGCGCCGCCAACCTCGTCGAGACGGCCCGCATTCTCGGCCGGGAAAGCGGCATCCCGCGGGTGGTTGATCCTGTGTTGCGCTCCAGTTCGGGACGGACCCTTCTGGAAAAGACCGTCTGGCCGTCTTTTCTGAAAATTCTCAAGGGCCGGATGACCCTGATCACTCCGAACCTCGATGAAGCCGCTCAACTCTCCGGATTACAGGTGTCCGATCGAACCGGCATGAAAGAAGCGGCTCGAAGAATCGGCGGTCAAGCCGAATGTGCCTGTCTGCTCAAGGGCGGACATCTCCAAGAGAATCCACTGGATATTCTCTGGGACGGCCGGATTTTCGAGGAGTATGGCCATGAAAAAATCGAGGGTGACGCCCACGGCACGGGCTGTTTTCTCTCTTCGGCCGTTCTCGGCTTCCTGGCCCGGGGTGAAACATTGGCTGAGGCTTGCCGCAAAGGCATCGATCTTACGCACGAAGCCATTCGCAAGGCCATCCTGACGGCCCGGCCCCCGGACACCGCGCATCGGTCTTTTCTTCTTTAG
- a CDS encoding pyridoxal-phosphate dependent enzyme: MKNRDFRSDVGKTWERIRDVVMWTPLERSPDLSERYGADVFVKWESEQLTGSFKIRGALSAIRNLPQDVRARGLVSASTGNHGLAVAKAAELEKTDLMLFVPESVSPAKLEKLRRLGIDVEIRGASCEQTERLARAFAGDSGKPYIPPYNDIDVILGQGTAAFEIHRDLPGVDAVLVPVGGGGLAAGLAAYLKSVRPEVQIFGVEPETSAFMNASIAAGRLVEVEEKPTTADAVAGGIEPGSITFDFCRKFLDGIITVTETAISDAVTVLSRDCGRVIEAAGALALAGLDSCPEPFHGLKVVLIASGGNAS; the protein is encoded by the coding sequence ATGAAAAACCGTGATTTTCGAAGCGATGTCGGAAAGACTTGGGAGCGGATCCGGGATGTCGTCATGTGGACGCCGCTCGAACGGTCTCCCGATTTGAGCGAGAGATACGGCGCGGACGTTTTCGTCAAGTGGGAATCCGAGCAGCTCACGGGTTCCTTTAAAATCCGGGGTGCCTTGTCCGCAATCCGCAATCTTCCGCAGGACGTTCGGGCGCGGGGCCTGGTCTCCGCCTCCACCGGTAACCACGGTCTGGCCGTCGCCAAGGCGGCCGAGCTTGAAAAAACGGATCTCATGCTTTTCGTTCCCGAATCCGTCTCTCCGGCCAAACTCGAAAAGCTCCGCCGGCTCGGTATTGACGTGGAGATCCGCGGCGCGTCCTGCGAGCAAACGGAGAGGCTGGCCCGGGCCTTTGCCGGCGATTCGGGGAAGCCCTACATCCCGCCGTACAATGACATCGATGTCATTCTGGGGCAGGGGACCGCGGCCTTTGAAATCCATCGGGATCTTCCCGGTGTCGATGCCGTTCTTGTGCCGGTGGGCGGAGGAGGGCTGGCGGCGGGCCTTGCGGCCTATCTGAAAAGTGTTCGACCTGAAGTGCAGATCTTCGGCGTCGAACCCGAAACATCGGCCTTCATGAACGCCTCGATCGCGGCCGGACGGCTGGTTGAAGTCGAAGAGAAGCCGACGACGGCCGATGCCGTGGCCGGCGGCATCGAGCCCGGATCGATCACCTTCGATTTTTGTAGGAAATTCCTGGACGGCATTATCACGGTTACGGAGACGGCTATCAGCGATGCCGTAACTGTCCTTTCCCGTGACTGCGGACGGGTTATCGAGGCTGCGGGGGCGCTCGCTTTGGCCGGTCTCGACTCGTGCCCTGAACCGTTCCACGGTCTCAAGGTCGTTCTGATTGCAAGCGGCGGCAACGCCTCTTAA
- a CDS encoding DUF4332 domain-containing protein, with the protein MPKLENIEGIGQAYGAKLRKGGVGSITSLLSQGKTPAGRKEIAKKTGLSPKLILTWINHADLKRIRGVERQYSELLEAAGVDTVVELAQRRADNLLEKMLDVNKKKKILRRPPTLSLVEDWIKQAKKLPRAVHY; encoded by the coding sequence GTGCCAAAACTGGAAAACATCGAAGGCATCGGTCAGGCTTACGGCGCCAAGCTGCGTAAGGGAGGAGTCGGCAGCATCACCTCTCTGCTTTCCCAGGGCAAAACGCCGGCAGGACGCAAGGAGATTGCCAAAAAGACCGGTTTGAGTCCCAAGCTCATCCTTACCTGGATCAACCATGCCGACCTCAAGCGTATCCGCGGCGTCGAAAGGCAGTATTCGGAACTGCTCGAAGCCGCCGGTGTCGACACGGTCGTGGAACTCGCCCAGCGCCGCGCCGACAACCTTCTCGAAAAAATGTTGGATGTCAATAAGAAGAAAAAAATCCTGAGACGTCCCCCGACCCTGTCCCTGGTCGAAGACTGGATCAAACAGGCCAAGAAGCTTCCCCGCGCCGTTCATTACTGA
- a CDS encoding DUF72 domain-containing protein: MTRYHIGTAGWSYEDWNGIVYPETKPRGFHPLVFLAAFINLIEVNSTFYRPPSPFIVASWLRRIEAFPDFLLAVKLHQVFTHKGTEFSAGDADVFKTGIAPLRAGGRLAAVLVQFPWSFANTAASRDHLRRIFELFAGYPLAVEVRHGSWDVPEFYAMLSEYQAVFCNIDQPLYKNSIKPSAVATNPQLAYVRLHGRNYQNWFRKDAGRDDRYDYLYTKDEVAEWTERIRKLGASGGKVLVVTNNHYRGQALANALQIKNMLSGEKIEIPELLLRTYPELEEIVAKIERGQKNLFAESESRAGTKDHE, encoded by the coding sequence ATGACGCGCTATCATATCGGAACGGCCGGCTGGAGCTACGAGGACTGGAACGGCATCGTCTATCCGGAAACGAAACCGCGCGGCTTTCATCCTCTGGTTTTCCTCGCCGCCTTCATCAACCTCATTGAGGTCAACAGCACCTTCTATCGCCCGCCTTCGCCTTTTATCGTTGCATCCTGGCTCCGCAGGATCGAGGCTTTTCCCGATTTCCTTCTGGCCGTCAAGCTCCATCAGGTCTTTACGCACAAAGGCACGGAATTCTCCGCAGGCGATGCCGATGTCTTCAAGACGGGAATAGCCCCTCTGCGGGCCGGCGGGCGCCTGGCCGCCGTCCTCGTCCAGTTTCCCTGGTCGTTCGCGAATACGGCGGCATCCCGCGATCATCTGCGCCGCATCTTCGAACTCTTCGCCGGATATCCCCTGGCCGTCGAAGTCCGCCACGGCTCCTGGGACGTTCCGGAGTTCTACGCCATGCTTTCGGAATATCAAGCCGTATTCTGCAACATCGACCAACCCCTTTACAAAAACTCCATCAAACCTTCGGCTGTGGCCACCAATCCGCAATTGGCCTATGTCCGCCTCCACGGCCGGAATTATCAAAACTGGTTCAGAAAAGACGCCGGCCGCGACGATCGATATGACTATCTCTACACAAAGGATGAAGTGGCCGAATGGACGGAGAGAATCCGGAAACTCGGGGCTTCGGGGGGAAAGGTTCTCGTCGTCACGAACAACCACTACCGGGGCCAGGCCCTGGCCAACGCACTTCAGATCAAAAACATGCTGAGCGGTGAAAAGATCGAAATCCCCGAGCTTCTCCTCCGCACGTATCCTGAACTCGAGGAGATCGTCGCAAAAATCGAACGCGGACAAAAAAATCTGTTCGCCGAATCGGAGTCCCGCGCCGGGACAAAGGATCATGAATGA
- a CDS encoding acyl-CoA dehydrogenase family protein has translation MEFLLSDEDKALRERAGLFVRETLPRFLVPPAFPFRAWTRGLRDQLRSAGFTGLRIPASLGGMERTALQTALVLEEIGRVSPPLAFFLAVHNGFCAAQIRRHGTAEQSARLLRGLASGENLGTWCSVSVEAGFDSGRWELRGGPIFEIGIEGELAVVAAEIKDGGPTGSSKVFLARRIGTSGSIPAEILGDGAGEETMTETAALGKIYTAACRLGRAEALLAGALDAGQEERSEAAEVLMEVEAARLRTYRACLLEDAGRAGRGEEALLADRAAEDAVRAAIRIAARRAEGPQFFAEAAHFINTSLEGDPDDA, from the coding sequence ATGGAGTTTCTTCTGTCGGATGAGGATAAGGCTCTTCGGGAGAGGGCCGGACTTTTCGTCCGGGAAACGCTTCCCCGTTTCCTTGTCCCGCCCGCGTTTCCGTTCCGGGCCTGGACCCGGGGATTGCGCGATCAACTCCGGTCGGCCGGGTTTACCGGGCTCCGCATCCCCGCTTCGCTCGGGGGAATGGAGCGAACGGCCCTGCAGACGGCGCTTGTCCTCGAAGAGATCGGCCGGGTGTCTCCGCCCCTGGCGTTTTTTCTGGCCGTTCACAACGGCTTCTGCGCCGCGCAGATCCGGCGCCATGGAACCGCGGAACAATCGGCCCGCCTCCTGCGCGGCTTGGCCTCCGGCGAAAACCTGGGAACCTGGTGTTCGGTATCCGTTGAAGCAGGTTTCGATTCCGGGAGATGGGAACTGCGGGGAGGACCGATTTTCGAAATCGGAATCGAAGGGGAACTGGCCGTTGTTGCGGCCGAAATCAAAGACGGCGGGCCGACCGGAAGCTCGAAAGTCTTCCTCGCCCGCCGCATCGGAACATCCGGCTCCATTCCGGCCGAAATCCTCGGTGATGGCGCCGGCGAAGAGACGATGACGGAGACGGCCGCCTTGGGAAAGATCTACACGGCGGCCTGCCGACTCGGCCGGGCCGAGGCGCTTCTTGCGGGGGCGCTCGATGCCGGACAGGAAGAGCGGTCCGAGGCTGCCGAGGTTCTGATGGAGGTCGAGGCCGCCCGCCTTCGGACCTATCGGGCCTGTCTTCTCGAAGATGCCGGACGTGCGGGCCGGGGGGAAGAGGCGCTCCTTGCCGACCGGGCCGCCGAAGACGCCGTCCGAGCCGCAATCCGGATTGCAGCCCGCAGGGCCGAGGGTCCGCAATTTTTTGCCGAGGCGGCCCATTTTATAAATACAAGCCTGGAAGGAGACCCGGATGACGCTTAA